The genome window TCTGTGTGTGGCACTTGGCAGCTTACCTACCACGCCCATGAATATTTTGTTCCTCTCCATAGTAAATTGTCTCATTACTTGCTGCACTGTAGCTGCTGTTGCACACATCAGTCCAACTCACCTAGCGTCCCTTAAAAGGACTGGCTTGTCAAAAATCAGGGAACTGCCTTCccttaaaaagaaattctaagGGAAAATTTATAGTCTGTTTTAGAGAGCGCTTcacatttataaaaacaaaatgggATCAGAATATGGATCTGGAACAAGGATCCTGTCTGGACAGACAGAGGAGCACCACTTACTTGGAAAGCTTTTTACGTAGATCCTTTATCTGTTCATTCTTCTTGGTGAGAATCTCTTTCATGTTGCGATAGGCAGCTGTTTGCTGAAATTTCTTCTCTAACTCCTACGTAACAATAACACCAACATATTATTCACATATTATGAAAGCCAGGctaatatgctttttaaaaaaagatgacttGCTTTTCCTCCTCAAGTTTCAGAATAGTAGTTTCTCTAACGTACTCAAATTTAGATGAAGACAGCTAGTGTTTTCTAATTAAATCAAGCTAAAAGTCTTCAGAAGACTGGGAATACACTTTTCATTCAAAAATTTCTATGCAGACAAATGGGCAATTTTTAAGTATTCATCTGGTTATAATCACACAGTTAGTTGTGTTTTTGCTATTTTACATATAATGTGCTTTTCCACTGAAATAACAAAGATAGACTGACACAAGTGTGACCCAGTAAACTCTGTATGCTTGTTAAATTACTAATCAGTTAAAATGTGAGTAAGGGTCTCATGTTTACATTACAATAAACTGCTAACCTTTTCAGCTGTGGATAGCTGATCCTGAACCTTAAGCAAGTCATGTTTTGTTGTCACCAAGTTCTCTTCCAAGAATTTTTGGTTTGCAGTAGAGTCATTCAAAGTCTTCTCAAATTGGCATTTCAAAGCTGCCACTTTATTCTCCAGTTCAGTGATATCCTGGTTTGCATTAGTCTTcaaaagaagaatatttaaaatatgtcaaaTATATAAAACTGCAAGTGCAAAATTCCAGATAAAGTGGGTACaccttaatttttaataattatgtTCAGGCTGTTCCTGTAAAACCTAAATTAGAAGtgctttaactaaaaaaaaaaaaaaattaaagcactaATTAATTTATAACTTTAAAGAAATTGCTaacatgcattttaaagatgGCTGGAATGTCTTCTATACTGAGTTGAGTCTTTAAGTTCTCGTATTTCACTTCTTTAGGAATTAGGTGAAGCCATGGGATGAAGCATATCACAAGAAGTTATTTGGCATACAGAAATAGTAAATTACAGTTTAAGATCTGAATGCCTATgctataatgtatttttaaagcaggtaaAATATCACGGGCGGTTCAAAAGCTGTTAGTGTAATACTGGTAGGAAAGGATGAAAGTGCTAAGGCTTATATTATCAGTCATGTACCAATATCGCACTGTTCTTAGACAGATTACAAAAAGAGCCTCCACAGCTGCTTGTGAAACAACTTTCCTGTTCCCTTGTGAGAAGaaacaacccaaactcttctgGACATGAGTTCTGTGTCACAAAACATTATATTCATGTTACTGTTCtacaaatttgcatttaaaaaaaaccctcccaggCTTAAAAGCTCAAGTTCAAACTCTCAAAAGTATAATGACTCAGGATGAGGCTGAACCAGCAGCatctgaaaaaagaacaaaaatctaaAACTAAGGAAGCTCTGCTCCTTTTTCTATGTGGAAGGTAAGATTTTAGCATTGGAAACCACCTGATAATACTACCTGTACAGAAGAAAAGGTCATTTTGAATTTTGAGACAGAGTCCAAGGCTGCAATGCTGAGAAGCACTATATTGTATAGTGTTTCAGATCAGAAGAGCCAGCGATCGTCTTTCTAAACTGTGACATAAGTCAGTTATGTAAAAATTCTAAATCCTCAAGTTAAACTGATTCAACTGAGCAGTTACTCACAAACAGTGGTTCACACTTGGTGTGTGGAACCATATgaaactattaaaagaaaaacccaaagaaaaaaaaaaggtggaaatctGTCGAGCTAAGAGTTAGTCTTTAACAACCATTGTCGTTTGTTTGTCCAAAGAGTTTGAAAACTACCACTTTAATGAGCAACTGGGTTCATGTGACTTTATTGCTACCCATCCTATAAAAACATGCCGTGAAACTGGATAAAATTTAGCATTTTCTCTGAGCAactaatattttaattgattaaaTAAAGTAGTACATTTCAGCACTATATCTACTAGCTAGTTTCAACAACATATATATGCTGGTAAATAGAAAATGTAAGAGAGCAAATTAGGACATGAAAGCTGCAGAAACTCAGCAGCCCTGACATTGAGGCCCATTCATGTTTAACAAGAAAAGTAGGATGAGATTTGATTCCAATCTTTTAAAACTACAAACACTATTAGCTGGGATTTAATAAacccttttaatattttaaacctGTACTAATTTAAAGCTTAACaaaacagataaagaaaatatttgccatGACTGATAAATCAAGTTCCCTATTAAATTATATTCTTGAATAAAGATTTTGAAAGTTACTAGATAAAATTATAACATATTAAGAAAGCCAAGTACATACCATAAACCAGTTAGAaagcgaaataaaaagaaatcaggattaaaataagaaaattatagTGGAAATGTTTTATGATGTTGAACTGGCTTCCAAATCTGTAACTACTTCAGGAATTTTAAAGAGTTAGTTTCTGAAAATAATGGGTTTAAAGTGTCTAATTTTGTTAAAAGtttgaacagaaatgttttaagtttAAGAAACAGATCACACATGAACAAACTTTAGAAAATTCTAATTATTGACAAAATAAAGGtacaagcttaaaaaaatagtaaagtgACCTGAACAGATTTATCTGTGTCAACTTGCCCGACTTgtatcttcttttgtcttttttttctgcagcagcaacTCACCATGTTTGCATCCTCATTtacaaaaaaagattaagaacTTCAAGTAGTAAAAATAAACAGTGAATCATTTTTGACAGTATGCTGATATGGGTAGAGCTACATAAAAATCTAACATTTGTAATCTCACCCATGATCATTGACATTTGTAGCAAAACTTCAACTGATGTTTAATATAGGACACTGGATGCTTTTATATAAGTGTTTAGGTTTTTGAATTCTGAAGCGAGAAGCAGCAAGTCTGGCTTGTCTATTTCAGTATCAAGTGTGACAAATGCTTGAAAGAATTAGTGTTTTACTGTTGCTATAAAAAACAGGTTAGATATAATTCTTTCATTagtaaatggaaagaaacaaatagAGATAAAAATTTATCTCTTAATACAAATATCAGCCCTGAGAATTATGAACTCTGGATTACTACTTCCTGATAGTACCTGGAATAATACTTTCTGATAATCATTTATTATGGTCTTTGTGACACAAAATACATGTCATAAAATCAGCTAACATTCTGGATTATCTGCTGACTGACAGACCAGCAGGAACACGACAATGTCAGCAGGAACACGACGATACTAACTTGAACTTTTGTATTTGTTACAAAAGAAACACACCATACAGACCAGCTTTTTAGATGTACAGGCAACAGTTACGTTAaacggggtggtggtgggggaaatcTCAATTGTATTCACCTTTTGATCTCCTTGGATCATCTGTAAATCCTTCAGTGACTTCTCTAGTTTGGACTTTTCATCTAGTGCAGTTGTAGCCTGTGGTACATCAAAAACGTAAAACCtcagaaacattttaattgaaaacatgaGAACAATAATCACCGGAGTCTTACTtagatattttttaatatgtaaagAGCATTAAGTATCCAAGCTTACAGGGAATTTACCTGTGTTTCTATGGTCTTGAGTCTGATCttcaacttttcattttcttcttggaGACAAGCAACTGTCTTTGGGTTAAGGAACAAGAGAAAGTTTTTGAAAACTCTTGTGCTATTTtgaattttacaaatatttcaggtaaaaaaaatatgCTTCATAGCTTAGGAAAGTAAACAAGCTTCTAAATGCTTATAAAAATGGCCTTCATAAGAAATCAGTAATCCATTTATTATGCTTTCTGCCTCAGTCAGCAAAAAATTTAAGACTCTGATACTACTGTAATATATAGGACCATATAATTTGGCACATGCTTTACTGAACTGAGATTAGGGAGCTCCGGATCTTGTTAATATCAAGATTCATGATAAAGAAAATTGCATGTTCAGAGATGCAAGTCTTATTGCTGCTCATCATTTGTATTTTCAATCAACAGGCAAGTATAAATTTATTCATAGTTCCTGTTTAAGAGAGACAAATACCAGGTTACTGCATATCATGTTCTGCATCACAAGAAATAACCATGATTTATCAGTTAGAGTAAATTCACCACATAAACTTTGAATTATTTCTGAGAACAAAAAAGACATCAGATGCACATATGCAACAAAACTGTTGTgaaacagattttgaaattatttttgaaagagaattACATTGATCTATAAGTTAAATACAAGTCTGAATTCTTGAATCCTTTAATTATCTTAATGGGTAAGAACAATTCAATTCAGACACTGTACTTGACAGATCATTTCGGTAATGCAggctaaaagacagaaaatgcaactCCTTGCTAAATTTCTTGGCTGCCCATAACTTAAAAGCATATTGTAAGAAGTGTGGCATTATAAAAAGTTTAGTTGAACCAAATGAGTTCAATACCTAATAAAAACTATTGATAACATTAAATTTTAGAATGTGCTTTGAAATTCTGAAAGTCTTCAGCAAGTGGTAAGtcattttcaaaaccagtaaattCCAAATTCTTTAAGTGCCCATTTCTATAGGAGGAATTTAACcaactaacaaaagaaaaaagactgaaatgtaATAGGATTGACTTTGAGTAATACAGAAAATGTCCGATAACCTAATCATTTTGGCCAGCTACACGTTTCAACTTATTTCCTTGTTGGAAGGCCAGCCATCTGCACAGAACAAACTGAATATTGGTTTCTACTAATTTAcctcattaaattaaaaaataaataatttcaaaggtCAAAATGTCTTTGCAAAAGGAAGGCCGATATCGCAATACATGTTAGAGACCATAACCACACAATAAATTTAAGatgctttataaaattaattaatttattagcATTTTACTTTACATTCTGAGGTATATTACGTTGGTGTCTATATAGTGACAGGCACATTAAACAAATACTACTGCACAGCTATCCAGTTCAGTTGAATAAGCAGAATGGTCATTAACCACAACTGCACAAACAGACAAGTTCTTACCTTGTTTAGCAGCTCTGATCCACCTTCATTTAGTGGAGCCAGTTTTGGCTTAATGAGATCGGCACTGGGCTAAACAAATAATAAAgggtaaaaaattaaattatacagATTTCTAGGAGGAAGAAAAGTATTCCTTTAGTCTGTAAAATAATTACTGACAGTCAATTCAGCTCTCTTTTGTAAAGCAAACAAATGACCTTTTATTTCAAGTTCATTTTTACTGGTACCTTGGCTGCTAAGTTATATACTTCACTTTCAGCTAAAGTTAAACAAAAACACTGCATAGAGACATAAGACGATTGCAGACCTGAATTTACAAAAGACTACCGATGAAGCAGCAACCAAAAGACAAAgagtaaggaaaacaaaaaaaaataattgagtgaTTGCaagagtaaattattttttttaaacacagctcaaaataattttcttattttaagtattcatatataatatatattaactaaatatatatttacGCTACAAACCAAATAAGGTGCAACCATAATCATACAAGATAAGCTAATGTCACATCTGTATTGTGGAATCTTCTCATCTCTTGACTCCATGTTGGGACAAAGCCTTGGGACAAGTGAACGTCCCAGTCTTCCCCCAGTTTCCAGGGGGAAGGGAACCCAGGAGTAGATGCTCCAACACATCCCTGGTCTGGCTGACTTTGAATGAGGTTTATGAGGCATGCCCTGGGTGTGCAAAACCTGCAATCTGGAAACAGCCAAGACCATTCAGTCTGAGCACTGGTGCCAAACTGCGAAATGCTACTTCTTGGAGACTTTCaaagattattttgaaaaagggtgggcttttttatttttattttgtttttctcccttaaGCAGAGAGAGTCAGTACTAAGTATTTTAAACATCTGTCATAACATAACATGACATTTGATTAtgatttgattaaaataaaactctaCCTTCTTGTTTGAAGATGTAAATTCTGACTTTTCAAACTCAGCAACCTGTTCCAACaattctcttaaaaagaaaaaataaagggaggCATTTATTTACTGAAAGAGCTATGGTATGAAACACATTTTACCAGGCTGATGCTATGCTCTTTACTGCATGTAAGATTCTCGTTAGAAATACAGAATGAAGTCCTACTCAAATACAATGAATGCAACAGAACATGTCATGCAACGGTGTATGCATCAGAACAGTAAGATTTACCATCCTTGAATAAAATATAATCTACTCAGACAACAAAGGCTTTTTAATCAAATCCTATCATCTGCTCTTAACTGATTAATTCAAGTGAGAATATTACCAATAAAAACATCTTCCTGACAAATTTGAAATTTTTGTGTATCTCACTACTTTATAGACAGAAGACTTGAAACTAACCTATCATCGATACTACAGTAAAAGAATAGGTTTCTACAGTTgggaaaataatgcaaatagCCAACACTTTGAAGTTTTCTTATTATTGAAAGGCATTCTCTATAGTCTAATATATGTTACCGATTCTCCAATTCAGAGACGTCTGTCTGTAACTTAAGGTACCATTTCTCAGCCTGCGAAAAGAGCTGCCGCAGAAGTAAAACGTTGGTGTAAGTTGTATTTATGAGCTCCGACTCCACTTCACTGTGTACAACAGTCTGCAGTCCATCCAGCATGTCTATCACCTCATCAACTGTGAAGGTCTCCTCAACAAGTCTAAACAGAGCAGTCAAGGTGAGTCATGTATGAGAAAGGTAACAATTTTGCATTGTTATGAGACCCCACTACACAGGTATCACTCTAATATAATGCAATGTCTTTCTGAAAACACCCACTGTCAGTAGTTATTAGATGACCTGGCCCTATGAATTGGTTCTTGTATTTAAATTTTGTCTTGGAAacattacaattaaaaatattacttccACTACAGTCTTACATCAAATTTAGACATCAGAAGCATGATATAAAGCAATGTCATGCGGTGACTATCTATGTTAATTCCTAAGAATTTAAACAACTTAGTTTTAGAAGGACTTGTCTTGTAACACCTGCAAAATTATTGGGTCTTTATTCCTCACTAAGAGCACACAAAAGTAAACAGAGAAAAGACACCCCATAAAGCATTTAAACTTGCAATTGTTGCTAGCATATTTTGCTTTACCCTTGCTCAGAACCAGGCCCCCACCCCAGTACCTGCTGTCCTTAAGGTCCTGAAAACAAGAATCCACTGTTTTGAGACACAGGCCACGCTTGAAACGAGCAAAGCGCATGTAGTTGATCACTTCATTCTGGTGGTGCTCATTAAGGCCTAGCTCTGCCTGCGGGTAAGGACATAAGCACAAAGATAAATATACCctgaaataagtaaaaaagaGCATAAGTATTGTGAAGACTTGCC of Rissa tridactyla isolate bRisTri1 chromosome 2, bRisTri1.patW.cur.20221130, whole genome shotgun sequence contains these proteins:
- the LZTFL1 gene encoding leucine zipper transcription factor-like protein 1 isoform X1 codes for the protein MPPAAPSSVASLPGRLCSPGRAVAAELGLNEHHQNEVINYMRFARFKRGLCLKTVDSCFQDLKDSRLVEETFTVDEVIDMLDGLQTVVHSEVESELINTTYTNVLLLRQLFSQAEKWYLKLQTDVSELENRELLEQVAEFEKSEFTSSNKKPSADLIKPKLAPLNEGGSELLNKTVACLQEENEKLKIRLKTIETQATTALDEKSKLEKSLKDLQMIQGDQKTNANQDITELENKVAALKCQFEKTLNDSTANQKFLEENLVTTKHDLLKVQDQLSTAEKELEKKFQQTAAYRNMKEILTKKNEQIKDLRKKLSKYESED
- the LZTFL1 gene encoding leucine zipper transcription factor-like protein 1 isoform X2: MAELGLNEHHQNEVINYMRFARFKRGLCLKTVDSCFQDLKDSRLVEETFTVDEVIDMLDGLQTVVHSEVESELINTTYTNVLLLRQLFSQAEKWYLKLQTDVSELENRELLEQVAEFEKSEFTSSNKKPSADLIKPKLAPLNEGGSELLNKTVACLQEENEKLKIRLKTIETQATTALDEKSKLEKSLKDLQMIQGDQKTNANQDITELENKVAALKCQFEKTLNDSTANQKFLEENLVTTKHDLLKVQDQLSTAEKELEKKFQQTAAYRNMKEILTKKNEQIKDLRKKLSKYESED